The following proteins come from a genomic window of Lachnoclostridium phytofermentans ISDg:
- a CDS encoding NADH:flavin oxidoreductase, producing MNQLFTPVEIKNITVKNRIAVPPMVVYTWSDDTGHVTQKHIDHYEAIAKGGAGLIIQEGTCVNKNGRLADTQLGIWEDVQVEGLKKITDAVHRHKTPILVEIHHAGVAGIAENVVCPSDYECMIKGQLKKGRELTIEELHAIQQDFIMAVRRAYLAGYDGVEIHACHSYLISQFLNRRVNRRDDRYGQKPELFALEIIREIRKQTPSDFIIGMRLGGFEPTLEDAIAYARIFEESGVDFLDISYGFVQESTPVVPKDYPFKDIIYAAQKIKEAVSIPVFAVNGINSPELADKILEQTKVDMVDIGRGTLVNYNWANDAKEGRDVGTCLYCKTCMWRVDPTKCPGRLKHQYNLHR from the coding sequence ATGAATCAACTTTTTACACCAGTAGAGATAAAAAACATCACGGTAAAAAACAGAATTGCTGTTCCACCAATGGTGGTTTACACGTGGTCCGATGACACAGGTCATGTGACGCAGAAACATATCGATCATTATGAAGCCATTGCTAAAGGTGGTGCCGGGCTTATTATCCAGGAAGGAACTTGCGTCAATAAAAATGGACGATTAGCTGATACACAGCTTGGTATTTGGGAAGATGTACAAGTCGAGGGACTCAAAAAGATAACAGATGCGGTGCACCGCCATAAAACACCGATTCTGGTTGAAATACATCATGCAGGTGTTGCAGGCATTGCAGAGAACGTAGTTTGTCCAAGTGATTATGAATGTATGATAAAAGGACAGCTCAAAAAAGGCCGTGAATTAACTATTGAAGAGTTGCATGCAATACAACAGGATTTTATTATGGCAGTAAGGCGTGCGTATCTGGCTGGATACGACGGGGTTGAGATCCATGCATGTCATAGTTATCTCATTTCGCAGTTTTTGAACCGGAGAGTCAATCGTCGTGATGATAGGTACGGACAGAAGCCGGAGCTTTTCGCGCTAGAAATCATCCGTGAAATTCGTAAGCAAACCCCATCGGATTTTATCATTGGAATGCGGCTTGGTGGGTTTGAGCCTACATTGGAGGATGCAATCGCATACGCCCGTATATTTGAAGAAAGTGGAGTTGATTTTCTTGATATTTCTTACGGATTTGTGCAAGAAAGCACACCGGTTGTACCCAAAGACTATCCTTTTAAGGATATCATTTATGCCGCACAAAAAATTAAAGAAGCGGTTTCTATTCCAGTATTCGCGGTTAACGGCATCAATAGTCCGGAACTGGCAGATAAAATTTTAGAACAGACCAAGGTTGATATGGTTGATATAGGGCGTGGTACATTGGTGAATTACAACTGGGCTAATGATGCAAAAGAAGGACGGGATGTTGGAACTTGCCTTTATTGTAAAACCTGTATGTGGCGTGTTGATCCAACGAAATGTCCTGGTAGACTGAAACATCAGTACAATCTACATAGATGA
- a CDS encoding winged helix-turn-helix transcriptional regulator has translation MPCDKSCPIEHTVNLIGHKWKVLILRNLFNNGTQRFSELTKGINGISQKMLTQQLRQLETDGIIYRKVYPEVPPKVEYSLTVLGESLKPILDKMNIWGIEPLKQSNLNQQNNGK, from the coding sequence ATGCCGTGCGATAAATCATGCCCTATTGAGCATACCGTCAACTTGATTGGGCACAAATGGAAGGTGCTTATTCTAAGAAATCTATTCAATAACGGTACACAAAGGTTTAGTGAACTCACTAAAGGAATCAACGGAATAAGCCAAAAGATGCTGACTCAACAGCTTCGGCAGTTAGAAACCGATGGGATAATTTATAGAAAAGTTTATCCAGAAGTACCACCAAAGGTCGAATATTCTCTTACGGTGCTTGGAGAATCTTTAAAACCGATTTTGGATAAAATGAATATATGGGGAATAGAACCTCTAAAACAAAGTAATCTGAATCAACAAAATAATGGGAAGTAG
- a CDS encoding cupin domain-containing protein: MKKINIGDILDFATEKSARKPIFKEGQLDTGLLLYAPGQTTPDHKHSDIDEVFYVISGEGSITLNNEEMLVKENDIIFSPNGETHGFNNTSSNNWVVLQIKIDISKKD; the protein is encoded by the coding sequence ATGAAAAAAATTAATATTGGAGATATTCTTGATTTTGCAACTGAAAAAAGTGCGCGTAAGCCGATTTTCAAAGAAGGCCAGTTGGATACAGGACTTTTACTTTATGCCCCAGGACAAACAACACCTGATCATAAGCATTCTGATATTGATGAAGTTTTTTATGTAATTTCTGGTGAGGGTTCAATTACACTAAACAATGAAGAAATGCTTGTGAAAGAAAACGATATAATTTTTTCACCTAATGGTGAGACACATGGATTCAATAATACAAGTTCTAACAATTGGGTTGTGTTGCAGATTAAAATTGACATTTCCAAAAAGGATTAA
- a CDS encoding VOC family protein, whose translation MFKRIDHVAFSVKDRQKSIDFYEKYFGFKKYFEHDVPGVPNLEKVVYLQLGDTVLEFEHWSNEKENRGYHFCLISGDFDSDYQKLKNAGIPVVTEPHIPEPRLLHETGWKRVVFQGPDGELIEFRG comes from the coding sequence ATGTTTAAACGAATAGACCACGTTGCATTTTCTGTAAAAGACAGACAAAAATCGATTGACTTTTATGAAAAATATTTTGGATTTAAAAAATATTTTGAACACGATGTTCCCGGGGTACCGAACCTTGAAAAGGTTGTTTATCTTCAGCTGGGCGATACCGTGTTAGAGTTTGAACATTGGTCAAATGAAAAGGAGAATAGGGGGTATCATTTCTGTCTTATAAGTGGCGATTTTGATTCAGATTATCAAAAGCTTAAAAATGCAGGGATCCCTGTCGTAACTGAGCCACATATTCCTGAGCCCAGATTACTTCATGAAACAGGCTGGAAAAGAGTTGTTTTTCAAGGTCCTGACGGTGAATTAATTGAGTTCCGAGGATAA
- the pstB gene encoding phosphate ABC transporter ATP-binding protein PstB codes for MDDLMLKSGQRAKIKTDAVNLFYGNFQALRSVTMDIQECAITAIIGPSGCGKSSLLRLFNRMNDPIPGVRVEGKIMLDGVSIYDKNMDVVTLKKRVGMVFQKPNPFPMSVYDNMAFGPRHHGIKQRARLDEIVERNLNQVALWDEVKDKLKESAFVLSPGQQQRLCIARALAVEPEVLLMDESCSALDPESTMQVEGLMEELAKKYTILIVTHSMEQAARVSDMTAFMMMDHDRAGTLVEYAPTAEIFANPKDKRTEDYITGRFG; via the coding sequence ATGGATGATCTAATGTTAAAGTCTGGGCAAAGAGCCAAGATAAAAACAGATGCGGTAAACCTTTTTTATGGCAATTTCCAGGCTCTGAGGAGTGTTACTATGGATATTCAGGAATGTGCTATTACAGCCATAATTGGACCGTCGGGATGCGGTAAATCATCTCTTCTGCGTCTATTTAATCGTATGAATGACCCGATACCTGGAGTTAGGGTAGAGGGGAAAATTATGCTTGATGGTGTTTCTATCTATGATAAGAATATGGATGTTGTTACACTGAAAAAAAGAGTTGGTATGGTTTTTCAAAAACCTAATCCCTTTCCGATGTCTGTGTATGATAATATGGCTTTTGGTCCAAGGCATCATGGAATAAAACAAAGGGCTCGTCTTGATGAGATTGTGGAGAGGAATTTGAACCAGGTGGCTTTATGGGACGAAGTTAAGGACAAGCTTAAAGAATCTGCTTTTGTTCTTTCTCCAGGCCAGCAGCAGCGTCTATGTATTGCCCGTGCATTGGCTGTAGAGCCTGAGGTTTTATTAATGGACGAGTCATGTAGTGCTCTTGATCCAGAATCTACAATGCAAGTTGAGGGGTTAATGGAGGAGCTGGCTAAAAAATATACGATTCTAATTGTAACTCATAGTATGGAACAAGCAGCAAGAGTGTCTGATATGACTGCGTTTATGATGATGGATCATGATAGGGCGGGGACATTGGTTGAATACGCTCCAACAGCAGAAATTTTTGCTAATCCAAAGGATAAACGTACCGAGGATTATATTACAGGTCGGTTCGGTTAA
- a CDS encoding phosphate ABC transporter substrate-binding protein, whose amino-acid sequence MRQTIVISKLLRRIISVVTLTLSMGMLSACSRSSGSGTIGAGSTSVQPYAEVLAEEYMALNPGAEIDIQGGGSSAGITAAQTHSADIGMSSRALKEEEKNLWNVEIAKDGLVLIVNPKNPIQDLTSEQIRDIYAATITDWSQLGGVKAKINIIAREEGSGTRSAFTELLMGEKEITPKAIVQDSNGAVRQLVADDPNAIGFISLGLVNDKVKALHLDGIEATRENIINGSYSLSRPFLFVTNGEPTGLTKSFIDFTLSSEGQKLLSNEGLIPSAEGAEK is encoded by the coding sequence ATGAGGCAAACGATTGTAATAAGCAAATTATTAAGACGAATTATAAGCGTAGTGACATTGACCCTTTCTATGGGGATGTTGTCTGCCTGCAGCCGATCATCTGGTTCAGGAACGATTGGTGCTGGCTCAACTTCTGTACAACCCTATGCTGAGGTTCTAGCTGAAGAGTACATGGCTTTAAATCCTGGTGCTGAGATTGATATCCAGGGTGGAGGATCTTCAGCCGGCATTACGGCAGCCCAGACACACAGTGCTGATATTGGAATGTCCTCCCGTGCATTGAAAGAGGAGGAGAAAAATCTGTGGAATGTAGAAATAGCCAAGGACGGATTGGTATTAATAGTGAACCCTAAGAATCCGATACAAGACCTTACTTCAGAACAGATTCGCGATATTTACGCAGCCACAATTACCGACTGGAGTCAATTGGGAGGCGTGAAGGCAAAGATCAATATTATAGCGCGTGAAGAAGGATCAGGTACAAGAAGTGCTTTTACGGAGCTATTGATGGGTGAAAAAGAGATAACCCCGAAAGCTATAGTCCAGGACTCCAATGGGGCGGTACGACAATTGGTTGCGGATGACCCCAATGCTATAGGCTTTATCTCTTTGGGTCTGGTTAATGATAAAGTGAAAGCTTTACATTTAGATGGCATCGAAGCGACACGAGAAAACATAATAAATGGCAGCTACAGCCTGTCTAGGCCGTTTTTGTTTGTCACTAACGGTGAGCCTACGGGGTTAACTAAAAGTTTTATAGATTTTACCCTTTCTTCGGAGGGGCAAAAATTACTGAGTAATGAGGGACTTATTCCATCGGCAGAGGGGGCGGAGAAATGA
- the pstC gene encoding phosphate ABC transporter permease subunit PstC: MKSFKEKLSERVFLLIALSALSVLALITVFIFIKGVPIIAKVGIINFVFGMKWAPSQGYYGIFPMIVGSVSVTLGAAIIGVPIAICCSIFLAEFAPATLRNIFRPAIQLLAAIPSVVYGFWGVLFVVPMIRKYLGGPGLSILAGSIILGIMILPTIISITEVSLLALPRHYKDGALALGLTHWQTIRSLLLPAAKSGIVAAIILGLGRAIGETMAVIMVLGNAVALPQSVLDPVRTLTTNIGIEMGYASGEHQQALFATGIVLFVIIMILNATAQYITRKR; this comes from the coding sequence ATGAAAAGTTTTAAAGAAAAATTATCTGAGCGTGTGTTTCTTCTAATTGCTCTTTCAGCTTTATCAGTGTTGGCGCTCATCACTGTGTTTATATTTATAAAAGGTGTACCTATTATTGCTAAGGTTGGTATAATAAATTTTGTTTTTGGAATGAAATGGGCTCCTAGCCAGGGTTACTATGGCATTTTCCCGATGATAGTGGGATCTGTATCGGTTACTTTAGGAGCAGCAATCATAGGAGTTCCGATTGCCATTTGTTGCAGTATTTTTCTGGCTGAGTTTGCTCCTGCAACACTTAGAAACATATTCAGACCCGCCATCCAGTTACTGGCTGCCATACCTTCCGTGGTTTATGGGTTCTGGGGAGTATTGTTCGTTGTTCCAATGATACGTAAATACCTGGGAGGACCGGGCTTAAGCATATTGGCCGGTTCCATTATTTTGGGTATTATGATCTTGCCAACGATCATCAGCATCACCGAAGTATCTCTGCTTGCACTGCCTCGCCATTATAAAGATGGGGCCCTTGCATTAGGGTTGACACATTGGCAAACGATACGTTCCTTGCTGTTACCTGCGGCAAAGTCGGGAATCGTCGCTGCTATAATCTTAGGTTTAGGCAGGGCAATTGGTGAGACTATGGCGGTTATTATGGTTCTGGGTAATGCTGTCGCACTTCCACAATCAGTTCTTGATCCTGTCAGGACACTGACCACGAATATCGGTATTGAGATGGGATATGCATCTGGCGAACATCAACAGGCGCTTTTTGCCACAGGTATTGTATTGTTTGTTATTATCATGATTTTGAATGCTACTGCCCAATACATTACACGAAAGAGGTGA
- the pstA gene encoding phosphate ABC transporter permease PstA: MRINTKTSQKIAKFIIWTAALFVIVILMSIVVYILVKGIPMISWQFLTEIPRDMGRSGGISSSIVGTLLVTAVAIIVATPFGIGTAIYLTEYTREGRVTRIIRFSAESLAGIPSIVYGLFGFIFFVIYLKMGWSILSGGLTMAIMILPTIIRTSEEAIRTVPQLYREVGFSLGATKWQAITRAVLPSALPGIVNGVILSIGRCVAETAAVILTAGSALRMPTSLFAPTRTMAVHFYILAREGISMDNAYGTAALLIILILILNVGFNMLVNRFIAKGR; encoded by the coding sequence ATGAGAATTAATACGAAAACTTCCCAAAAGATAGCAAAATTTATAATATGGACAGCTGCTCTTTTTGTCATCGTGATTCTTATGTCCATAGTTGTCTATATACTAGTAAAAGGTATACCTATGATTAGCTGGCAGTTTTTAACGGAGATTCCGCGAGATATGGGTCGTAGTGGGGGTATTTCCTCTTCCATCGTTGGAACTTTACTTGTGACTGCAGTAGCTATTATTGTCGCAACACCATTTGGAATTGGGACAGCTATATACCTTACGGAGTACACACGTGAGGGCAGAGTCACCCGCATTATCCGTTTCAGTGCCGAGTCCCTTGCAGGGATACCATCCATTGTATATGGACTTTTTGGTTTTATCTTCTTTGTAATATACTTAAAAATGGGATGGTCAATTTTGTCAGGCGGATTAACCATGGCTATCATGATTCTGCCTACTATCATACGTACATCAGAAGAGGCGATTCGTACTGTGCCACAGCTATACCGCGAGGTAGGCTTCTCTTTGGGAGCCACTAAGTGGCAGGCAATAACCAGGGCGGTACTCCCATCAGCACTCCCTGGTATAGTGAATGGAGTAATTTTGAGTATAGGAAGATGTGTAGCCGAGACAGCTGCTGTTATTTTAACAGCCGGCTCAGCACTTCGTATGCCTACTTCACTCTTCGCACCAACTCGAACGATGGCAGTACATTTTTATATACTAGCGAGAGAGGGAATATCCATGGATAACGCTTATGGAACAGCAGCGCTCTTGATTATTCTTATTCTTATTCTTAATGTTGGTTTCAATATGCTGGTCAATAGATTCATAGCTAAAGGCCGTTAA
- a CDS encoding phosphate ABC transporter ATP-binding protein, whose product MIQKSKIDIKGLNFYYDKKQVIKELNLEIPKNEILAVFGPANSGITTLLRTLNRLCDLTPGARQEGEILLDGKNIFAPDINLTELRRRVGMVFDVPTPLPMSIFDNVALGPRMGGMKSKAAIEDEVEKVLRMSALWDDVKDRLNTPAARLSGGQQQRLCIARVLALEPEVILLDRPCSALDPISTAKIEESLIQLKEQFTIIIAPHTVQQAGRIADRVAFMLMGDLIEQGATEDVFSFPKDKRTNDYLTGRFG is encoded by the coding sequence ATGATACAGAAATCAAAAATAGATATAAAAGGGTTAAATTTCTATTATGATAAAAAACAGGTTATTAAAGAACTTAACCTAGAGATACCTAAAAATGAAATTTTGGCTGTTTTTGGTCCAGCCAACAGTGGTATAACAACACTGCTTCGCACATTGAACCGTTTGTGTGATTTGACTCCGGGAGCCCGTCAGGAGGGTGAAATACTTTTGGATGGGAAAAACATCTTTGCCCCGGACATTAATTTGACTGAACTGCGCCGCAGGGTAGGGATGGTCTTTGATGTACCAACACCTCTGCCTATGTCCATCTTTGACAATGTCGCATTGGGGCCTCGTATGGGCGGAATGAAAAGCAAGGCGGCTATAGAAGATGAGGTAGAAAAAGTTCTGCGTATGTCTGCCCTCTGGGATGATGTAAAAGATAGGCTGAATACTCCAGCAGCTAGGTTATCTGGTGGTCAGCAACAGAGGTTGTGTATTGCTAGGGTTTTGGCTCTTGAGCCAGAGGTTATTTTGTTAGACCGACCATGTTCGGCTCTTGACCCGATATCAACAGCCAAAATTGAGGAATCCTTAATACAGCTTAAGGAGCAATTCACCATTATCATTGCTCCACATACCGTTCAGCAGGCTGGGCGTATCGCTGACCGAGTTGCATTCATGCTAATGGGGGATCTAATAGAACAAGGCGCTACCGAAGATGTTTTTTCATTCCCTAAGGATAAGCGAACTAACGATTACCTTACCGGAAGATTTGGTTAA
- the phoU gene encoding phosphate signaling complex protein PhoU — MNILVREHFAQKILDVKHDVLRMGALVENIIDMAVTSFKEQNLDLAKKVIEKDDEIDQLELEIEKECIMLIALQQPLAKDLRTIASVLKILTDLERMGDNAVNIAEVILEIGDEPITRPLVDIIRMADISQEMIKMSLDAFVNEDIALAEKAAKRDEEVDSLYETVINDILNNITEIKGLLKQGTKLLFLGRYLERIADHSTNICERTIYMITGELKEIN, encoded by the coding sequence ATGAATATTTTGGTAAGAGAACATTTTGCACAGAAGATACTTGACGTTAAACATGATGTTTTAAGAATGGGAGCCTTGGTTGAGAACATTATTGACATGGCAGTTACTTCTTTTAAGGAACAAAATCTTGATCTTGCAAAGAAAGTTATTGAGAAAGATGACGAGATAGATCAATTAGAACTTGAAATTGAAAAGGAATGTATAATGCTTATCGCCCTTCAGCAGCCTCTCGCCAAGGATTTAAGGACAATTGCATCGGTTCTGAAAATTCTAACAGATCTTGAAAGAATGGGAGATAACGCAGTAAACATTGCAGAGGTTATACTTGAAATAGGCGATGAACCCATTACTAGGCCTCTTGTAGACATCATAAGGATGGCAGATATTTCTCAGGAAATGATAAAAATGAGTCTTGATGCCTTTGTAAATGAGGATATTGCCCTTGCAGAAAAGGCAGCTAAGAGGGACGAAGAGGTTGATAGTCTCTATGAAACAGTTATAAATGATATCCTTAACAACATCACAGAAATTAAAGGGCTTTTAAAACAAGGTACTAAACTTCTGTTCTTAGGACGGTATCTTGAGAGAATCGCCGATCATTCTACAAATATATGTGAAAGAACAATATACATGATTACAGGTGAGTTAAAGGAAATAAATTAG
- a CDS encoding cupin domain-containing protein: MYTSDYFIKNLNMIPHPEGGFYKEVYASDENITSKELKIDFEGSRMLWTSIYFLLRDGEVSNFHRLKSDEMWYYHSGSPLTIYMISPNGELFTEQLGLDIENGEKPQVLVPKDYIFGSAMNNEGYALVGCMVSPGFEFRDFELFKRNELIEKYPQHQQIIHKLTSNQ, encoded by the coding sequence ATGTATACATCAGATTATTTTATCAAAAACTTGAACATGATCCCTCATCCGGAAGGTGGTTTTTATAAAGAAGTTTATGCATCGGATGAAAATATAACATCAAAAGAATTAAAAATTGACTTTGAAGGTTCAAGAATGCTTTGGACAAGTATCTATTTTTTACTTAGAGACGGAGAAGTATCTAATTTTCACAGACTAAAATCTGATGAAATGTGGTACTATCATTCAGGTTCTCCGCTAACTATTTATATGATTAGTCCAAATGGAGAACTTTTCACTGAACAGCTTGGGCTAGATATCGAAAACGGTGAAAAGCCCCAAGTATTGGTGCCCAAAGATTATATATTTGGTTCCGCTATGAATAATGAAGGGTATGCATTAGTTGGCTGCATGGTATCGCCTGGATTTGAATTTAGAGACTTTGAGTTATTTAAAAGAAATGAGTTGATAGAAAAATATCCCCAACATCAGCAAATAATTCATAAACTGACTTCCAATCAATAA
- a CDS encoding GIY-YIG nuclease family protein: MDHKYITSDKLKQIPKLPGIYKMLDSRGVIIYIGKSKCLQKRVQSYFVKTPKWDKVTRMVPMVKDIEYVVTDTHLEARLLECSLIKEYKPRFNAQMKNDLNYFFIKVEDYNKYNSLSVMEERTDHCYGPFRSKFTISEFLVKLKNIYPITRNGDQYEFEYHIFPIAMEKDLFNQNKAVLLELLASENNLLLLVNTLQSKLVEAVDSYRFEMASIYRDMISCFKIIKNGLNGYKSLSSRSILLKLPMDNGCYKLFYILNGSIIHSMTTDNVTKDIRKEFIKTSKLLIPSVQSIQENEKEWIDYRDIIYSEISDLPEESVELLKL, encoded by the coding sequence AAAGCAGATTCCCAAACTCCCAGGAATTTATAAAATGCTGGATTCCCGAGGTGTTATTATTTATATCGGAAAAAGTAAATGCCTGCAAAAAAGAGTTCAATCCTATTTTGTCAAAACACCAAAATGGGACAAGGTAACTCGGATGGTACCGATGGTCAAGGATATTGAGTATGTTGTTACCGATACTCATCTGGAAGCCCGATTATTAGAGTGTTCCTTAATAAAGGAATATAAGCCTCGATTCAATGCCCAGATGAAAAATGACCTGAACTACTTTTTTATTAAAGTAGAGGACTATAATAAATATAATTCCCTATCCGTAATGGAAGAAAGAACAGATCATTGCTATGGCCCCTTCAGAAGCAAATTCACCATAAGCGAATTTCTAGTTAAGTTAAAGAATATTTATCCGATTACAAGAAACGGCGACCAGTATGAGTTTGAATATCATATATTTCCCATTGCCATGGAAAAGGATCTATTTAATCAAAATAAGGCAGTACTTTTAGAACTTCTTGCATCAGAAAACAATCTTCTCTTATTAGTTAATACCCTGCAGTCTAAATTAGTGGAAGCCGTTGATTCATATCGGTTCGAAATGGCCTCTATCTACAGGGATATGATATCTTGCTTTAAAATAATTAAAAACGGATTAAACGGCTATAAAAGCTTATCCTCACGGAGCATTCTGCTAAAGCTTCCTATGGATAATGGCTGTTATAAGCTGTTTTATATTCTAAATGGCAGTATTATTCATAGTATGACTACGGACAATGTTACAAAAGATATTAGGAAAGAATTCATCAAGACCAGTAAATTACTAATACCATCCGTACAAAGTATTCAAGAGAATGAGAAAGAATGGATTGATTACCGGGATATTATATATTCAGAAATCTCCGATCTACCTGAGGAATCAGTAGAATTACTAAAGTTATAA